The nucleotide window CGGCACCAACGACATCCTGCAGAACTACAACGTCTCGGGCGCGCCGGCCCGCCTGTCCGCACTGGTCGACCACATCACGGCGACGGCTCCGGACGCCGAGGTCTTCGTCGCGACGATCATCCCGCTGGCCAACAGCGGCCAGGAGGCGGCCGGGCGCACCTTCAACGCCACGATCCCCGGAATGGTGCAGAGCAAGCAGAACGGCGGCAAGCACGTGCACCTGGTGAACATGCACGACGCGCTGACGACCGCCGACCTGATCGACGGCGTCCACCCCACGGCCACCGGCTACGACAAGATGGCCGCGGTCTGGTACTCGGCGCTGCAGGCGGTCCCGGGCAGCATCGGCACCCCCGGCCAGTCCTCGGCGAGGCAGCTCGTCGGCACGCAGTCGGGTCGCTGCGCCGACGTCCCGGCCGCCACCGACGGCACCCCGGTGCAGCTGGCCGACTGCGCCGGCGCGCCGTGGACGCCCAGCGGCAAGCAGCTGACGACCGCCGGCAACAAATGCCTCGACGCGTCCGGGCAGGGCACGGCCGACGGGACACCGGTGATCATCTGGACCTGCTCCGGCCAGGCCAACCAGCAGTGGAACGTCAACGCCGACGGCACGATCACCGGCGTGCAGTCCGGCCGGTGCCTCGACGCGACCGGGCAGGGCACCACCGCCGGCACCCGGCTGATCCTGTGGGCCTGCCACGGGCAGGCGAACCAGAAGTGGACGTTGCGGGCAGCCCCCTGACCGGATGTGTGCCCCGTTCCCACGGAACGGGGCACACATCCGGTGAATCCATCACGGCCACCCTCTTTGCTCCGACCGCCCGCTGTGGTTACATCGAAAGCGATTCCGGTTGAGAGCGCTCCCAGAAACGGCCACAACGACGTGGAGGAAACCATGAAACTGAGGAACGCCCTGTCCGCGGTGCTGCTCGCCGCGGCCGGTCTGGCGGCCCCGGTCGCCACCGCCCCGGCCGCGCACGCGGACACGCTGATCTGCGACCAGTACGGCTCGACCACCATCGGCGGCCGGTACGTCGTCATGAACAACCGGTGGGGCAGCAGCGCGCAGCAGTGCATCAACGTCACCGGCAGCGGGTTCCGGATCCAGACGCAGCAGGGCTCCACCAGCGGCGGCGCACCGTTGTCCTACCCGGCGGTCTACCTCGGGTGCCACTACACGAACTGCTCCCCCGGCTCGCCCCTGCCCCGGCAGCTGAGCCGGATCGGCAGCGCCCCGTCGTCGATCTCCTACACCTACGTCGGCGGCGTCTTCAACGCCTCCTACGACATCTGGCTGGACCCGACGCCGAAGACCAACGGGGTCAACCAGATGGAGGTCATGATCTGGTTCAACCGCTCGGGGAACATCCAGCCGATCGGCGGCCGGGTCGGCACCACCAGCATCGGCGGCCGCGGCTGGGAAGTGTGGCAGGGCAACAACGGCGGCAACGACGTGGTGTCCTACGTGGCCCAGTCCACCCTCTCGGGCTGGTCGTTCAACGTGCTGGACTTCGTCAACGACGTCGACAACCGCACCCGCGTCGACCGCTCCTGGCACCTCACCAGCATCCAGGCCGGCTTCGAGCCGTGGAGCGGCGGCGTCGGCCTCGCGGTGAACTCGTTCTCCGCGAGCATCAACTAGCACTCTGTCCACAGAGGACTCCGCCGCCCGGGACTTTCGGCGCCGAAAGTTTCGGGCGGCGGCGGCGGACTGAAACTTACAGGCAAGCCGTGGTCAGAGTGCCGGTGCCCGGATACGCTGGCCCACGAGCGGAAACGGCGCGGAACACACTCCCCGGACCGCGGCACACGAAGGATTCCCCGATGAAACTCGCGAAGCTCGCCGCCGTCGTCGTGCTGACGGCCTGCGCCACACTGGGTGTGGTGCCGGTCGCCGCGGCCGCGGCGACCGTCGCCGCCCCGGTGCCGATCATGCCGCTGGGCGATTCCATCACCCAGGGCGGGTCGATCGGCGGCTACCGCCTCGACCTCGGCGCGAAGCTGCGGGCCGACGGGCGCTCGACCGACTTCGTCGGCTCGCTGGCCGACGGGCCGTCGAGCATGCCCGACCGCAACCACGAGGGTCACCCGGGCTGGACCATCGCCCAGATCGACGCAAACGTCACCGGCTGGCTGAACACGTTCCGCCCGCGCACGATCCTGCTCCACATCGGCACCAACGACATGTACGGCAGCGACCCGGCCGGCGCGCCGCGGCGGCTGTCGGCCCTGGTCGACAAGATCACGAACCAGGTGCCGGGCGCCGACGTCTTCGTCGCCACGATCATCCCGATCCGGTTCGCCGACCAGACGGTCCGCACCTTCAACGCGGCCATCGCGCCGGACATGCGGGCCAAGGCCGCGGCCGGCAAGCGCGTGCACCTGGTCGACATGTACCCGGCGGTCGCCATCGCCGACCTGCCCGACGGCATCCACCCCAACGCGGCCGGCTACAGCAAGATGGCCACCGCCTGGTACAACGCGCTCAAGGCGGTTCCGGGCAGCATCGGCGGGGAAGATCCGCCGCCCCCGACCGGGGACGGCCCGTGCACCGCGACGCCGAAGGTCGTCGGCAGCTGGAACGGCGGCTTCCAGGGCGAAGTGACCGTCGTGAACACCGGCACCGCCGCACTCAACGGGTGGACCGTGCAGTTCACCCTGGCGAGCGGCCAGACCCTCGGCCAGATCTGGAGCGGCACGGCAAGCGGCACCAGCCCGGTGACGGTGAAGAACGTCGCCTACAACGGCGCGCTCGGCCCCGGCGCCACCACGACCTTCGGCTTCCTCGTGTCCGGTCCCGGCGCGGCGAGCCTCGACGCGGCCACCTGCACCAGCCCGTGACCGCGCGCCCGTTCCCCACGAAATGAAGGTGTACA belongs to Amycolatopsis tolypomycina and includes:
- a CDS encoding ricin-type beta-trefoil lectin domain protein; this encodes MRARLGWLAAAAAVLAGTLLPGTAAAESNGGVRVMPLGDSITEGTQVPGGYRIGLWQRVSAGGYQVDFVGSQSNGPASLGDHDHEGHPGWRIDQIDANIVSWLRTSTPHTVLLHIGTNDILQNYNVSGAPARLSALVDHITATAPDAEVFVATIIPLANSGQEAAGRTFNATIPGMVQSKQNGGKHVHLVNMHDALTTADLIDGVHPTATGYDKMAAVWYSALQAVPGSIGTPGQSSARQLVGTQSGRCADVPAATDGTPVQLADCAGAPWTPSGKQLTTAGNKCLDASGQGTADGTPVIIWTCSGQANQQWNVNADGTITGVQSGRCLDATGQGTTAGTRLILWACHGQANQKWTLRAAP
- a CDS encoding GH12 family glycosyl hydrolase domain-containing protein encodes the protein MKLRNALSAVLLAAAGLAAPVATAPAAHADTLICDQYGSTTIGGRYVVMNNRWGSSAQQCINVTGSGFRIQTQQGSTSGGAPLSYPAVYLGCHYTNCSPGSPLPRQLSRIGSAPSSISYTYVGGVFNASYDIWLDPTPKTNGVNQMEVMIWFNRSGNIQPIGGRVGTTSIGGRGWEVWQGNNGGNDVVSYVAQSTLSGWSFNVLDFVNDVDNRTRVDRSWHLTSIQAGFEPWSGGVGLAVNSFSASIN
- a CDS encoding cellulose binding domain-containing protein; translation: MKLAKLAAVVVLTACATLGVVPVAAAAATVAAPVPIMPLGDSITQGGSIGGYRLDLGAKLRADGRSTDFVGSLADGPSSMPDRNHEGHPGWTIAQIDANVTGWLNTFRPRTILLHIGTNDMYGSDPAGAPRRLSALVDKITNQVPGADVFVATIIPIRFADQTVRTFNAAIAPDMRAKAAAGKRVHLVDMYPAVAIADLPDGIHPNAAGYSKMATAWYNALKAVPGSIGGEDPPPPTGDGPCTATPKVVGSWNGGFQGEVTVVNTGTAALNGWTVQFTLASGQTLGQIWSGTASGTSPVTVKNVAYNGALGPGATTTFGFLVSGPGAASLDAATCTSP